In Physeter macrocephalus isolate SW-GA unplaced genomic scaffold, ASM283717v5 random_1027, whole genome shotgun sequence, a single genomic region encodes these proteins:
- the TMEM160 gene encoding transmembrane protein 160, whose product MGGGWWWARAARLARLRFRGALLPPPRPRSGGARGSFAPGHGPRAGASPPPVSELDRADAWLLRKAHETAFLSWFRNGLLASGIGVISFMQSDMGREAAYGFFLLGGLCVVWGGASYVVGLAALRGPMQLSLGGAAAGVGAVLAAGLLWACAVGLYMGQLELDVELVPEDDGTAAAEGPDEAGRPPPE is encoded by the exons ATGGGAGGTGGCTGGTGGTGGGCTCGGGCTGCCCGCCTTGCCCGACTCCGCTTCCGGGGGGCGCTGCTGCCGCCTCCGCGGCCCCGGAGCGGGGGCGCCCGGGGGTCCTTTGCTCCTGGCCACGGCCCCCGCGCTGGGGCTTCGCCGCCCCCAGTGTCCGAGCTGGACCGCGCAGACGCCTGGCTCCTCCGGAAGGCTCATGAGACAG cctTCCTCTCCTGGTTCCGCAATGGCCTCCTGGCATCAGGCATCGGGGTCATCTCCTTCATGCAGAGTGATATGGGTCGCGAGGCCGCCTACG GCTTCTTCTTGTTGGGCGGCCTGTGTGTGGTGTGGGGCGGCGCCTCCTATGTGGTGGGCCTGGCGGCTCTGCGGGGGCCCATGCAGCTCTCGCTGGGGGGCGCGGCCGCAGGCGTGGGCGCCGTGCTGGCCGCAGGCCTGCTCTGGGCTTGCGCCGTCGGCCTCTACATGGGCCAGCTGGAGCTGGACGTGGAACTGGTGCCCGAAGACGACGGGACCGCCGCGGCGGAAGGGCCGGACGAGGCGGGCCGGCCGCCACCGGAGTGA